The sequence GCCCTAGGCTATTTTTTTTGGCCTCGGCCAAAATCTGATCGATCTGTTGCGTTAAGTGGTTAACGCTGCGCCACAGGGTGTCACGGCGTTGGGGTTCGTGCTGTACAATCTGCACCGCCGCTAGTGCCGCCGCTGTATCTGCCGGTGATAACCCGGTTGTATAAACCCATCCGGGAGCACGATTGCGCAAAAATTCTATCAGTGGCTTGGAACCAGCCACGTAGCCCCCCAGACTACCTAGAGCTTTGCTTAGGGTGCCAACGGTGATCAGCGGTCGTTTGGTGCAGTCTAGGTGCTCAACTACGCCACTGCCACCAGCGCCAAACACGCCGGTACCGTGGGCTTCATCGACCAGCACCATAGACTTGTAAGCTGCCGCTAGGTCAAGTATGGCTGGCAAGGGGCAGAGGTCTCCATCCATGCTGAACACGCTGTCGGTGGTGATCAGACAGCGGCGATGGCGATCGCGGTGCTCCTCCAGCAGTTGCTTCAGGTGGTCTGTATCGTTGTGGCGGTAGTCTAGTGTCGTTGCCCCACTCACTTTGCCCCCGGCTCGCAGGCTGGAGTGATTGTATTCGTCGCCCACGATCAGGTCTGGGGTGCCGACTAGAGCGGCGATCGCTCCCAGATTGGCCAAATAACCCGAGCTAAATACCAAAGCATCGTCAGTGCCCTTCAGGGTGGCGATCGCCTGTTCCAGTTCCTCATGGAGTTGGCGGTGACCACTGAGCAAGCGGGAGCCAGTGCTGCCGGTGCCATAGGTCTGGATAGCGGCGATCGCTGCTGCCGCTAGTCTGGGGTCACTGGCTAGCCCCAGGTAGTCATTGCTGGCAAAGTTGATCAGGGGCTGTCCTTGGCACTGAATCGTCGCCCCTGCCCTGCCCTCGATCGCCTGTACCGACCGGTAGCGATGGGCGCGGTGTAGGGCGGTCAACGAGTGATTCAACCAGTCGTAGGGGGCACTGCCCTCAGCCGAGCCATCTTTTACCATCTCAACCCTAACCGTGCATCGGTCTGACCCATTCCAGAGCAGTTCCAGCAGACTCCATCGAGCCTCCTCAAAAGCAACTCGCTAATATCGTTCCACATCGGGGAACGACTGTGCCGCAGGGCTATGGGCCGCTTCGCCACAGGTGCGGGGGGTAGGCAAGAGCTTGGTGGGGTTCGCTAGCCTAGCTGGGTCCAAAGCTTGGCGCACCCAGCCCATCGTTTCTAGGTCTGAGGGCGAAAACATATCGGGCATATAGCAGCGTTTGTCTGCCCCAATGCCGTGCTCGCCTGAAATGCTTCCGCCCACCCGCACGCAGAGTTTGAGAATGTTGCCGCCCAGTTCTTCCACCTGCTCTAGCTCGCCAGGGATGGCATTGTTGTAAAGAATGAGCGGGTGCAGGTTGCCATCCCCCGCGTGAAACACGTTGGCCACCCGGTAGCCGTGCTTGTCGCCTAGGGCTTCAATCTCTTTGAGCACGTAGGGCAGCTGAGTGCGCGGAATCACGCCGTCCTGCACGTAGTAGTCGGGGCTGAGTTTGCCCATGGCGGCAAAGGCGGCTTTGCGGCCCTTCCACAGGCGCAGACGCTCCTCAGGATCGGTGGCGGTTGTGAGGGTGCGGGCACCGTTTTGGCGGCAGAGATCGGCGATGCGATCGCCCGTTGCCGTCACCTCTGCCGGCAGTCCATCGATCTCAATCAACAAAATTGCTGCCGCGTCGCGGGGGTAGCAGTTGGTCGCCACCACATCTTCCACCGCGTTGAGGCTGAAATTATCCATCATTTCCATCCCCGCCGGGATGATGCCCGCGCTGGTGATAGCCGATACCGCTGCCCCCGCCGCTTCCACCGAGGTGAAGTCGGCCAGCAGCACCTGAATCGACTGAGGCGCTTTGAGAATGCGCAAGGTAATTTCAGTGGCGATGCCCAGGGTGCCCTCGGAGCCGACAAACAGGCCGCAGAGGTCATAGCCAGGGGTTTCGGCCACCTCACCGCCGATGTCTACAATGTCACCATTGGGCAGCACTACCTTGAGTCCCAGCACGTGGTTGGTCGTAACGCCATATTTGAGGCAGTGCACCCCGCCCGAGTTTTCGGCCACATTCCCCCCTACCGAGCATACCGACTGGCTAGAGGGGTCAGGGGCATAGTAAAAACCCGCCCCACTCACCGCCTGGGTCACCCAGTTGTTGATCACTCCCGGCTGCACTACCACTTGCTGGTTATCAAAATCTATCGAGAGTATCTGGTTCATCGTGGCGGTGACAATCAGCACCGAATCTTCGATCGGTAGCGCTCCCCCAGAGAGACCTGTGCCCGCGCCCCGCGCCACAAAGGGAACCTGGAACCGGTTGCAGATTTTTACCGCCGCCGCCACCTGCTCAGTGGTCTTAGGTAGCACCACTACGGCAGGGCGCTGGCGATAGCTGGTCAGCCCGTCGCACTCGTAGACCAAAATTTCTTCTTTGCGCCGCACCACTCGGCCCTCGCCTAAGGCCGCTGAAAAAGCGTCGAAAATCGGTGCCCAGTTGATGGCGGCTGGCGCTGCTACAGTCATGGGTTTGAGTTGCTCAAGGTATTTTGATCCTATCGCGAATTACAGACTGTCCAGCTATATTGCAGCCAGCGTTATCTTGGGCGTGGGTTAGAGGCCGCTATTCAACCTTTTTGGGCACCATGTTTTCGCCGTTGAGCATGCGTTTAGCCGCATCCAGCAGCATTTCCTCTAGATAAGGCTTAGTAAAGTAGCCCTTGGCCCCTAGATCTACGGCCATCTGCCGGTGGCGATCGGCCCCCCGTGAAGTCAGCATTGCCGTAGGAATTTGGCTGAGAGCACTGTCTTTCTGCATACGAGAGAGCAGTTCCAGGCCATCCATACGGGGCATTTCGATGTCGCAGAAGACTAGGTCGCAGGGTAGGCCAGAGCGCAGTTTTTCCCAGGCTTCCTGACCGTCGCGGGCCTGCTCGACTCGGTAGCCGACTTTGTTGAAGCTCATCGACAGCAGCTCGCGCACCGTAATTGAGTCGTCTACGATCAGGACTGTTGGGTCAGTGTGAGCTACGACCTCAATGGGTTCCTCATCGACCGTCTGAGCCCACAGCGAAGTAGACGCGTCACGGCGCAGACGACCGCTAGCCAGGTCAATGAGCTCTAGCACATCGGCAATGGGCATGACGCGTCCGTCCCCAAGCACCGTCGCACCCGCGATGCCAATGGGCTTGGGCACCGGCCCTTCTAACTGTTTAATTACAATCTCCTGTTCACCAATTACCTGGTCAACCTGGAGGGCAATAAAGGTACTGGCGCTGCGCAGCACCACCATCGACACCACATCTTCGTCCTGGGGACCGCCGTAGACCCGACCCCGGCCCAGACTGCGGTTAAAGCGTAGCAGCTCACTCAGCGGACGGAAGGGCAGCAGGGTATCGCGCCAAAGAATGCAGGCATGGCCCTGGTCATCGGTTTGAATGCGCTCTTTGGGCACGTCGAACATGTCTTCGACCCCGTCCATCGGGAAGGCGATGCGGGCCTGGTTGTTGACACAGCTAAGCGCTTTGGTAATGCTGAGGGTAAGGGGCAGTCGAATGGTGAAGCTGGTGCCCTTGCCCACCTCAGACTCGATGGTGATCGAGCCGCGAATGTCGGATAGGGCAGTGCGCACCACGTCCATGCCCACGCCACGCCCCGAGAAGTCATCGGCCTGGTCGCGGGTGCTAAAGCCCGGCAAGAACAGTAGATCGTAGACCTCGATCTCGGTCATGGTCTGGGCTTCGGCGGGGGTGATCACCCCCTGCTTGAGTGCTTTGGCCTTAACCACTGCCGGATTAATACCGCCGCCGTTGTCGGCGATGTAGATCACGGTTTGGTTGCCTTGATAGAAAGCCCGCACCGTAATAATGCCTTCCCTCGGTTTGCCCGTGGCCATGCGCTCTTCCGGTGTCTCAATGCCGTGGGTAATGGCGTTGTTAACCAGGTGGGTCATCGGGTCGTAGAGGCGCTCCAGAATCATTTTGTCGATTAGGGTGTCGCGCCCTTCGACCACCAGCTGGGCCTCTTTGCCGCACTTGAGCGAAATGTCGCGCACAGCGCGGGGCAGGCGATCGGCGGTTTG is a genomic window of Nodosilinea sp. E11 containing:
- the bioF gene encoding 8-amino-7-oxononanoate synthase, producing MVKDGSAEGSAPYDWLNHSLTALHRAHRYRSVQAIEGRAGATIQCQGQPLINFASNDYLGLASDPRLAAAAIAAIQTYGTGSTGSRLLSGHRQLHEELEQAIATLKGTDDALVFSSGYLANLGAIAALVGTPDLIVGDEYNHSSLRAGGKVSGATTLDYRHNDTDHLKQLLEEHRDRHRRCLITTDSVFSMDGDLCPLPAILDLAAAYKSMVLVDEAHGTGVFGAGGSGVVEHLDCTKRPLITVGTLSKALGSLGGYVAGSKPLIEFLRNRAPGWVYTTGLSPADTAAALAAVQIVQHEPQRRDTLWRSVNHLTQQIDQILAEAKKNSLGLKRLPSGSPIIGLQISSAAAVVEASRQLQRAGLWVAAVRPPTVPTSRLRITLMATHQPAHLDHLTTALRALANQP
- the glcD gene encoding glycolate oxidase subunit GlcD; translation: MTVAAPAAINWAPIFDAFSAALGEGRVVRRKEEILVYECDGLTSYRQRPAVVVLPKTTEQVAAAVKICNRFQVPFVARGAGTGLSGGALPIEDSVLIVTATMNQILSIDFDNQQVVVQPGVINNWVTQAVSGAGFYYAPDPSSQSVCSVGGNVAENSGGVHCLKYGVTTNHVLGLKVVLPNGDIVDIGGEVAETPGYDLCGLFVGSEGTLGIATEITLRILKAPQSIQVLLADFTSVEAAGAAVSAITSAGIIPAGMEMMDNFSLNAVEDVVATNCYPRDAAAILLIEIDGLPAEVTATGDRIADLCRQNGARTLTTATDPEERLRLWKGRKAAFAAMGKLSPDYYVQDGVIPRTQLPYVLKEIEALGDKHGYRVANVFHAGDGNLHPLILYNNAIPGELEQVEELGGNILKLCVRVGGSISGEHGIGADKRCYMPDMFSPSDLETMGWVRQALDPARLANPTKLLPTPRTCGEAAHSPAAQSFPDVERY